One segment of Synchiropus splendidus isolate RoL2022-P1 chromosome 4, RoL_Sspl_1.0, whole genome shotgun sequence DNA contains the following:
- the topaz1 gene encoding protein TOPAZ1: protein MDGGAFTSEEIRWIQSRRPAAPVAAEGIRGLSRPFNTPSGCGDGRDFSSQELSSQGQQHSRMEPANGPEATCDPRITHQVKVVLCDIIQNSLYCSCRSVSLHDLHYVRFNDEPAEFIPEFNDHSKCRDSCQRVKPYLFKVRTSCARTCMPWPFQKTPLSTDRLSMERLSASQVVQDCSQNESPSVSKQTNSSVPNGAKSCQDAGESKDGDQDISEEVIGLNNDETEGLQLRKKHCHIEVPPMSLGDAHTSDLDNEEQTGSPREDEPLSEALGCVGNEATTGCNGHACVLDEVAAYEQDILIVNVIQDDLDLFDNVPHSGLIENNPVSVGKGSAKPMSVTGTPTDSRLSKENCSNSSPKVCVNICPWKQPKRHVNSSPAGRCLNQNMIYTNSTDGGCLQGDQRRVQMKQISPSLSKQQVSGPQTCTNLHAMNPTMVLQEKQSKYCRLFFSQSLTCNLKTCRFPHVPLNGDEQFCNESIERFTQNPGCLQKAGAVFRSYYQNNAPGLNFSSKTFKSLLWSLLKEGMVTEILAVLGVSSEHKIVPEHAFMLALFTYVREKCLSNVIPNLMQITFKMVKAGLVLDLECFNFIKNIPDFQQMTSVNSSILMSGNHMAQAGQQDLFAVTSSNTQATLGSGFADDLAAASTIVEIELFSKLGNWKQLGELFRSICHSHASCNKLETIGARIAMVLLYDRKEQTSLPFVDFANAVCQNEAETSPAVYFLGRIGITLMLRYHKLQQWHKGQSVVEVMSLSKIKYSMLKGLFLNDNGESRCSLITVAAKLFLLNGSFAGALSTLKENKWFVTSHMWPCSSDDLESRFYMMIKLSEKISCRDRLEVFSNLPGIKDPIALVNISKYTPFFMTHLDLCMEKRLLIVASDTVDFMLSKGLVVEHASLQRLLCKLVEQSKWLRARQVFKHSVSMGYYASASAIPGVMTLVVPYNLQEVEFALLFERFIAVNSSVLINPPGTDLTCLTIVLQRTVSSESEYLNASSRLLSAAGLLIPRINVRYTEVNWLQEQVFALDIVSARDWLRSNNLWTKDLWCQ, encoded by the exons ATGGATGGAGGAGCTTTCACTTCGgaagagataaggtggatacagTCGAGGAGACCAGCAGCACCAGTGGCCGCCGAAG GCATTAGAGGTCTCTCTCGGCCATTCAACACACCCTCCGGTTGTGGTGATGGGAGAGACTTTTCCTCCCAGGAACTCTCAAGTCAGGGCCAACAACATTCAAGGATGGAACCGGCAAACGGGCCTGAGGCGACCTGTGACCCTAGGATTACACACCAAGTCAAAGTGGTGCTGTGCGATATAATCCAAAACTCCTTGTATTGCAGTTGTAGATCTGTGTCGCTACATGATCTTCATTATGTACGTTTCAATGATGAACCTGCTGAGTTCATCCCAGAGTTCAATGATCACAGTAAGTGCAGAGATTCTTGTCAGAGAGTGAAGCCGTACTTGTTTAAGGTGAGAACATCTTGTGCACGCACGTGCATGCCCTGGCCCTTTCAGAAGACCCCTTTGTCCACTGATCGGTTATCTATGGAGCGTCTTTCTGCATCACAAGTTGTACAGGACTGTTCTCAAAATGAAAGTCCGTCTGTCAGCAAGCAAACCAACAGCTCTGTTCCAAATGGAGCAAAATCCTGCCAAGATGCGGGTGAAAGCAAGGATGGTGACCAAGACATCAGTGAGGAAGTGATCGGAttaaacaatgatgaaacagagGGTTTACAGCTGCGAAAAAAGCATTGCCATATTGAAGTGCCTCCCATGTCTCTTGGAGACGCTCACACATCAGATCTTGACAATGAAGAGCAAACAGGTTCGCCCAGAGAAGACGAACCACTGTCTGAAGCACTTGGCTGTGTTGGAAATGAAGCTACCACTGGCTGTAATGGTCACGCATGTGTTTTGGACGAGGTGGCGGCATATGAGCAAGACATTCTAATCGTCAACGTAATCCAAGATGACTTGGATCTATTCGATAATGTTCCACACAGTGGTTTGATTGAAAACAATCCAGTTAGCGTTGGAAAGGGATCGGCAAAACCCATGTCTGTTACTGGCACACCGACAGATTCAAG GTTGAGCAAGGAAAATTGCAGCAACAGTTCTCCGAAAGTTTGTG TCAACATCTGTCCTTGGAAACAACCCAAGCGCCATGTGAACTCCTCACCTGCTGGAAGATGTCTGAATCAAAACATG ATTTATACTAATTCAACTGATGGGGGATGCTTGCAAGGAGACCAGAGAAG AGTCCAGATGAAGCAGATTTCGCCTTCTCTCAGCAAACAGCAGG TGTCTGGTCCACAAACATGTACAAATTTACATGCGATGAACCCGACCATGGTCCTGCAAGAGAAACAATCGAAA tacTGCCGACTGTTCTTCAGTCAGTCACTGACCTGCAACCTCAAGACCTGTCGCTTCCCACACGTTCCCCTGAATGGGGATGAACAG TTTTGCAACGAATCTATAGAGCGCTTCACCCAAAATCCAGGCTGTCTTCAAAAAGCAG GTGCTGTGTTCAGAAGCTACTACCAGAACAACGCTCCAGGATTGAATTTTTCATCGAAGACGTTCAAGTCTCTCCTCTGGAGTCTGCTCAAAGAAGGCATGGTGACTGAGATACTCGCTGTTCTTGGGGTCAGCTCGGAACACAAAATTGTG cCAGAACATGCCTTCATGCTGGCGCTGTTTACGTATGTGAGAGAGAAGTGTCTCAGTAACGTGATCCCTAACCTTATGCAAATCACATTTAAG ATGGTCAAAGCAGGCCTGGTGCTGGATTTGGAATGCTTTAACTTCATCAAAAACATCCCAGACTTCCAGCAGATGACTTCTGTGAACTCAAGTATTTTGATGTCTGGGAACCACAT GGCTCAAGCAGGCCAACAAGACTTGTTCGCTGTGACATCCTCCAATACACA GGCAACTCTTGGTTCGGGTTTTGCAGATGACCTGGCCGCAGCTTCTACTATTGTGGAGATCGAG CTTTTCTCCAAGTTGGGAAATTGGAAGCAACTGGGGGAGTTGTTTCGGTCAATTTGCCACTCTCATGCGAGTTGCAACAAACTGGAGACAATCGGTGCTCGGATTGCCATGGTTCTCCTGTACGATAGAAAGGAGCAGACATCACTGCCGTTTGTCGACTTTGCCAATGCAG TCTGTCAAAATGAAGCTGAAACATCTCCAGCTGTGTACTTCTTGGGCAGGATTGGAATCACCCTTATGTTAAGATACCATAAACTACAGCAGTGGCATAAG GGTCAGAGTGTGGTGGAGGTGATGTCCCTGTCAAAGATAAAATACTCCATGTTGAAAGGATTATTTCTCAACGATAATGGGGAGTCACGTTGCTCCCTGATCACTGTGGCAGCCAAGCTCTTCCTCTTGAATGGCAGTTTTGCCGGAGCACTGAGCACACTCAAAG aaaACAAATGGTTTGTGACTTCACATATGTGGCCGTGCAGCTCTGATGACCTGGAGAGTCGATTTTATATGATGATCAAGCTCTCTGAGAAAATCTCCTGCCGAGACAGACTGGAAGTCTTCTCGAACCTCCCTGGCATCAAAGACCCAATCG CGCTGGTCAACATTTCCAAGTACACTCCATTTTTCATGACCCACTTGGACTTGTGCATGGAGAAAAGGTTGCTGATTGTGGCATCGGACACTGTTGACTTCATGTTGTCCAAGGGTCTGGTTGTGGAACATGCGTCACTGCAGCGCCTTTTGTGCAAACTTGTGGAACAAAGCAAATGGCTTCGAGCCAGACAAGTGTTCAAAC ATTCTGTTAGTATGGGTTACTACGCCAGTGCTTCTGCTATCCCTGGTGTGATGACACTCGTTGTCCCATATAACCTCCAGGAGGTGGAATTTGCGCTCCTTTTTGAGAGGTTCATCGCTGTAAACAGCTCTGTTCTGATCAACCCTCCAGGGACGGACCTTACATGTCTCACCATAGTTCTTCAAAG GACTGTTAGCTCTGAGAGCGAATATCTTAATGCCAGCAGTCGCCTTCTCTCTGCAGCAGGCCTTCTGATTCCCAGAATCAATGTTCGCTACACAGAGGTCAATTGGCTCCAGGAACAAGTGTTTGCACTTGACATAGTCTCTGCTCGCGACTGGTTGCGCAGCAATAATCTGTGGACCAAAGATTTGTGGTGTCAATGA